Proteins co-encoded in one Pithys albifrons albifrons isolate INPA30051 chromosome 14, PitAlb_v1, whole genome shotgun sequence genomic window:
- the OGT gene encoding UDP-N-acetylglucosamine--peptide N-acetylglucosaminyltransferase 110 kDa subunit isoform X1, with amino-acid sequence MATSVGNVADSTEPTKRMLSFQGLAELAHREYQAGDFEAAERHCMQLWRQEPDNTGVLLLLSSIHFQCRRLDRSAHFSTLAIKQNPLLAEAYSNLGNVYKERGQLQEAIEHYRHALRLKPDFIDGYINLAAALVAAGDMEGAVQAYVSALQYNPDLYCVRSDLGNLLKALGRLEEAKACYLKAIETQPNFAVAWSNLGCVFNAQGEIWLAIHHFEKAVTLDPNFLDAYINLGNVLKEARIFDRAVAAYLRALSLSPNHAVVHGNLACVYYEQGLIDLAIDTYRRAIELQPHFPDAYCNLANALKEKGSVVEAEECYNTALRLCPTHADSLNNLANIKREQGNIEEAVRLYRKALEVFPEFAAAHSNLASVLQQQGKLQEALMHYKEAIRISPTFADAYSNMGNTLKEMQDVQGALQCYTRAIQINPAFADAHSNLASIHKDSGNIPEAIASYRTALKLKPDFPDAYCNLAHCLQIVCDWTDYDERMKKLVSIVADQLEKNRLPSVHPHHSMLYPLSHSFRKAIAERHGNLCLDKINVLHKPPYEHPKDLKASEGRLRIGYVSSDFGNHPTSHLMQSIPGMHNPDKFEVFCYALSPDDGTNFRVKVMAEANHFVDLSQIPCNGKAADRIHQDGIHILINMNGYTKGARNELFALRPAPIQAMWLGYPGTSGALFMDYIITDKETSPVEVAEQYSEKLAYMPNTFFIGDHANMFPHLKKKAVIDFKSNGHIYDNRIVLNGIDLKAFLDSLPDVKIVKMKCPDSCENADGNAALSMPVIPMNTIAEAVIEMINRGQIQITINGFNISNGLATTQINNKAATGEEVPRTIIVTTRSQYGLPEDAVVYCNFNQLYKIDPSTLQMWANILKRVPNSVLWLLRFPAVGEPNIQQYAQNLGLAQNRIIFSPVAPKEEHVRRGQLADVCLDTPLCNGHTTGMDVLWAGTPMVTMPGETLASRVAASQLTCLGCLELIAKSRQEYEDIAVKLGTDLEYLKKIRGKVWKQRISSPLFNTKQYTTDLERLYLQMWDHYAAGNKPDHMIKPVEATESA; translated from the exons AACCAACGAAACGTATGCTTTCCTTCCAAGGGTTGGCAGAGCTGGCTCATCGTGAGTATCAGGCAGGAGACTTTGAGGCAGCAGAGAGGCACTGCATGCAGCTCTGGAGGCAGGAGCCCGACAACACCGGGGTGCTCCTGTTGCTCTCCTCCATTCACTTCCAGTGCCGCCGGCTGGACAG GTCTGCTCACTTCAGCACTTTGGCCATCAAGCAGAACCCTCTGCTGGCCGAGGCCTACTCGAACCTGGGCAATGTGTACAAGGAGCgtgggcagctgcaggaggccATCGAGCACTACAGACACGCCCTGCGCCTCAAACCAGACTTCATTGATGGATACATTAACTTGGCGGCTGCGCTGGTAGCTGCAGGGGATATGGAAGGAGCAGTACAGGCTTATGTGTCTGCCCTTCAGTACAACCCT GACTTGTACTGTGTTCGTAGTGACCTGGGGAACCTGCTCAAAGCCCTGGGTCGCTTGGAAGAAGCCAAG GCCTGTTACTTAAAAGCAATTGAGACTCAACCAAACTTTGCAGTGGCTTGGAGTAATCTTGGCTGTGTTTTCAATGCCCAAGGAGAAATTTGGCTGGCAATTCATCACTTTGAAAAG gctGTTACACTTGACCCAAATTTTTTGGATGCTTACATCAATCTGGGAAATGTTCTGAAGGAGGCAAGGATATTTGACAG AGCTGTAGCAGCTTATCTCCGAGCCTTGAGTCTGAGCCCAAACCACGCAGTTGTGCACGGCAACCTGGCCTGTGTGTACTACGAGCAAGGCCTGATAGACCTGGCAATAGACACCTACAGGAGGGCCATTGAGCTCCAGCCCCACTTCCCTGATGCCTACTGCAACTTGGCCAATGCCTTGAAGGAGAAAGGCAGT GTGGTAGAAGCAGAAGAATGCTACAATACAGCCCTCCGACTTTGTCCCACTCACGCAGATTCCCTGAACAACCTGGCAAACATCAAGCGGGAGCAGGGCAACATCGAGGAGGCCGTGCGGCTCTACCGCAAGGCTCTGGAG gtGTTCCCAGAGTTTGCTGCTGCACATTCAAACTTAGCAAGTGTTCTGCAACAGCAGGGAAAGTTACAGGAAGCTCTGATGCATTACAAAGAGGCAATTAG aatCAGCCCCACATTTGCAGATGCTTATTCTAATATGGGAAACACACTGAAGGAGATGCAGGATGTTCAGGGGGCTCTGCAGTGCTACACCCGTGCCATTCAGATAAACCCAGCCTTTGCTGATGCCCACAGCAACCTGGCCTCGATTCACAAG GATTCAGGGAATATACCAGAAGCCATTGCCTCTTACCGTACTGCTCTGAAACTGAAACCTGATTTCCCAGATGCCTATTGCAACCTGGCCCACTGTTTGCAG attgTCTGTGACTGGACAGACTATGATGAAAGAATGAAGAAGCTGGTTAGCATTGTAGCTGATCAGCTGGAGAAGAACAGACTGCCTTCTGTCCACCCACATCACAGCATGCTGTATCCCCTTTCTCACAGCTTTAGGAAGGCTATTGCTGAGAGACATGGAAATCTCTGCTTGGACAAG ATTAATGTGCTTCACAAGCCACCATATGAGCATCCCAAGGATCTGAAAGCCAGTGAAGGTCGGCTTCGTATTGGCTACGTGAGCTCCGACTTTGGAAACCATCCAACCTCACACTTAATGCAGTCCATTCCAGGCATGCATAACCCAGACAAATTTGAg GTATTCTGTTATGCCCTGAGTCCTGATGATGGTACAAACTTCCGTGTAAAAGTGATGGCTGAAGCAAATCATTTTGTTGACTTATCTCAG ATACCATGtaatggaaaagcagcagaccGCATCCATCAGGATGGGATACACATCCTCATTAACATGAATGGCTACACCAAAGGAGCCCGAAATGAATTATTTGCCCTGAGACCAGCACCTATTCAG gCAATGTGGCTGGGGTATCCTGGAACCAGTGGGGCATTGTTCATGGATTATATCATCACAGATAAAGAAACTTCCCCAGTTGAGGTGGCTGAGCAGTACTCAGAGAAATTAGCTTACATGCCAAACACTTTCTTTATTGGAGACCACGCCAACATGTTCCCCCATCTGAAG aaaaaagcaGTCATCGATTTCAAGTCCAATGGTCATATTTATGATAACAGGATTGTTTTGAATGGCATTGACTTGAAGGCTTTCCTTGACAGCCTCCCTGATGTCAAAATTGTGAAG ATGAAGTGCCCTGACAGCTGTGAGAATGCCGATGGCAACGCTGCCCTCAGCATGCCCGTCATCCCCATGAACACAATTGCAGAAGCTGTGATTGAGATGATTAATCGTGGGCAAATTCAGATCACTATCAATGGATTCAACATCAGTAATGGATTAGCAACTACTCAG ATTAACAACAAAGCGGCCACTGGCGAAGAAGTTCCGCGGACTATCATTGTCACCACTCGCTCTCAGTACGGCTTACCAGAGGATGCTGTTGTGTACTGTAACTTCAACCAGCTGTACAAGATCGATCCTTCCACCTTACAGATGTGGGCTAAT ATCCTAAAGAGAGTTCCAAACagtgtgctgtggctgctgcgtTTCCCAGCTGTAGGAGAGCCCAATATTCAGCAGTATGCACAAAACTTGGGTCTTGCCCAAAACCGAATCATCTTCTCACCTGTTGCCCCCAAAGAGGAGCATGTGAGGAGAGGCCAGTTGGCTGATGTTTGTCTGGACACTCCGCTCTGCAATGGTCACACAACTGGGATGGAcgtgctctgggctgggactCCCATGGTCACTATGCCAG gcGAGACTCTTGCCTCACGAGTTGCTGCCTCACAGCTCACCTGCCTGGGTTGTCTGGAGCTCATTGCAAAAAGCCGACAGGAGTATGAGGATATTGCTGTGAAACTGGGAACTGACCTGGAATA CCTGAAAAAGATCCGTGGCAAAGTGTGGAAGCAGAGAATATCGAGCCCCTTGTTCAACACGAAGCAGTACACGACGGACCTGGAGCGGCTGTACCTCCAGATGTGGGATCACTACGCCGCAGGCAACAAACCCGACCACATGATCAAGCCAGTGGAGGCCACCGAGTCTGCATGA
- the OGT gene encoding UDP-N-acetylglucosamine--peptide N-acetylglucosaminyltransferase 110 kDa subunit isoform X3, which yields MATSVGNVADSTEPTKRMLSFQGLAELAHREYQAGDFEAAERHCMQLWRQEPDNTGVLLLLSSIHFQCRRLDRSAHFSTLAIKQNPLLAEAYSNLGNVYKERGQLQEAIEHYRHALRLKPDFIDGYINLAAALVAAGDMEGAVQAYVSALQYNPDLYCVRSDLGNLLKALGRLEEAKACYLKAIETQPNFAVAWSNLGCVFNAQGEIWLAIHHFEKAVTLDPNFLDAYINLGNVLKEARIFDRAVAAYLRALSLSPNHAVVHGNLACVYYEQGLIDLAIDTYRRAIELQPHFPDAYCNLANALKEKGSVVEAEECYNTALRLCPTHADSLNNLANIKREQGNIEEAVRLYRKALEVFPEFAAAHSNLASVLQQQGKLQEALMHYKEAIRISPTFADAYSNMGNTLKEMQDVQGALQCYTRAIQINPAFADAHSNLASIHKDSGNIPEAIASYRTALKLKPDFPDAYCNLAHCLQIVCDWTDYDERMKKLVSIVADQLEKNRLPSVHPHHSMLYPLSHSFRKAIAERHGNLCLDKINVLHKPPYEHPKDLKASEGRLRIGYVSSDFGNHPTSHLMQSIPGMHNPDKFEVFCYALSPDDGTNFRVKVMAEANHFVDLSQIPCNGKAADRIHQDGIHILINMNGYTKGARNELFALRPAPIQAMWLGYPGTSGALFMDYIITDKETSPVEVAEQYSEKLAYMPNTFFIGDHANMFPHLKKKAVIDFKSNGHIYDNRIVLNGIDLKAFLDSLPDVKIVKMKCPDSCENADGNAALSMPVIPMNTIAEAVIEMINRGQIQITINGFNISNGLATTQLLGISGRYRKGMKMPSVFCLGGCNIVASTSVYTNQLNSCCGLTTKRPLAKKFRGLSLSPLALSTAYQRMLLCTVTSTSCTRSILPPYRCGLIS from the exons AACCAACGAAACGTATGCTTTCCTTCCAAGGGTTGGCAGAGCTGGCTCATCGTGAGTATCAGGCAGGAGACTTTGAGGCAGCAGAGAGGCACTGCATGCAGCTCTGGAGGCAGGAGCCCGACAACACCGGGGTGCTCCTGTTGCTCTCCTCCATTCACTTCCAGTGCCGCCGGCTGGACAG GTCTGCTCACTTCAGCACTTTGGCCATCAAGCAGAACCCTCTGCTGGCCGAGGCCTACTCGAACCTGGGCAATGTGTACAAGGAGCgtgggcagctgcaggaggccATCGAGCACTACAGACACGCCCTGCGCCTCAAACCAGACTTCATTGATGGATACATTAACTTGGCGGCTGCGCTGGTAGCTGCAGGGGATATGGAAGGAGCAGTACAGGCTTATGTGTCTGCCCTTCAGTACAACCCT GACTTGTACTGTGTTCGTAGTGACCTGGGGAACCTGCTCAAAGCCCTGGGTCGCTTGGAAGAAGCCAAG GCCTGTTACTTAAAAGCAATTGAGACTCAACCAAACTTTGCAGTGGCTTGGAGTAATCTTGGCTGTGTTTTCAATGCCCAAGGAGAAATTTGGCTGGCAATTCATCACTTTGAAAAG gctGTTACACTTGACCCAAATTTTTTGGATGCTTACATCAATCTGGGAAATGTTCTGAAGGAGGCAAGGATATTTGACAG AGCTGTAGCAGCTTATCTCCGAGCCTTGAGTCTGAGCCCAAACCACGCAGTTGTGCACGGCAACCTGGCCTGTGTGTACTACGAGCAAGGCCTGATAGACCTGGCAATAGACACCTACAGGAGGGCCATTGAGCTCCAGCCCCACTTCCCTGATGCCTACTGCAACTTGGCCAATGCCTTGAAGGAGAAAGGCAGT GTGGTAGAAGCAGAAGAATGCTACAATACAGCCCTCCGACTTTGTCCCACTCACGCAGATTCCCTGAACAACCTGGCAAACATCAAGCGGGAGCAGGGCAACATCGAGGAGGCCGTGCGGCTCTACCGCAAGGCTCTGGAG gtGTTCCCAGAGTTTGCTGCTGCACATTCAAACTTAGCAAGTGTTCTGCAACAGCAGGGAAAGTTACAGGAAGCTCTGATGCATTACAAAGAGGCAATTAG aatCAGCCCCACATTTGCAGATGCTTATTCTAATATGGGAAACACACTGAAGGAGATGCAGGATGTTCAGGGGGCTCTGCAGTGCTACACCCGTGCCATTCAGATAAACCCAGCCTTTGCTGATGCCCACAGCAACCTGGCCTCGATTCACAAG GATTCAGGGAATATACCAGAAGCCATTGCCTCTTACCGTACTGCTCTGAAACTGAAACCTGATTTCCCAGATGCCTATTGCAACCTGGCCCACTGTTTGCAG attgTCTGTGACTGGACAGACTATGATGAAAGAATGAAGAAGCTGGTTAGCATTGTAGCTGATCAGCTGGAGAAGAACAGACTGCCTTCTGTCCACCCACATCACAGCATGCTGTATCCCCTTTCTCACAGCTTTAGGAAGGCTATTGCTGAGAGACATGGAAATCTCTGCTTGGACAAG ATTAATGTGCTTCACAAGCCACCATATGAGCATCCCAAGGATCTGAAAGCCAGTGAAGGTCGGCTTCGTATTGGCTACGTGAGCTCCGACTTTGGAAACCATCCAACCTCACACTTAATGCAGTCCATTCCAGGCATGCATAACCCAGACAAATTTGAg GTATTCTGTTATGCCCTGAGTCCTGATGATGGTACAAACTTCCGTGTAAAAGTGATGGCTGAAGCAAATCATTTTGTTGACTTATCTCAG ATACCATGtaatggaaaagcagcagaccGCATCCATCAGGATGGGATACACATCCTCATTAACATGAATGGCTACACCAAAGGAGCCCGAAATGAATTATTTGCCCTGAGACCAGCACCTATTCAG gCAATGTGGCTGGGGTATCCTGGAACCAGTGGGGCATTGTTCATGGATTATATCATCACAGATAAAGAAACTTCCCCAGTTGAGGTGGCTGAGCAGTACTCAGAGAAATTAGCTTACATGCCAAACACTTTCTTTATTGGAGACCACGCCAACATGTTCCCCCATCTGAAG aaaaaagcaGTCATCGATTTCAAGTCCAATGGTCATATTTATGATAACAGGATTGTTTTGAATGGCATTGACTTGAAGGCTTTCCTTGACAGCCTCCCTGATGTCAAAATTGTGAAG ATGAAGTGCCCTGACAGCTGTGAGAATGCCGATGGCAACGCTGCCCTCAGCATGCCCGTCATCCCCATGAACACAATTGCAGAAGCTGTGATTGAGATGATTAATCGTGGGCAAATTCAGATCACTATCAATGGATTCAACATCAGTAATGGATTAGCAACTACTCAG TTACTTGGAATTTCGGGGAGATATAGGAAGGGCATGAAAATGCCCAGTGTTTTTTGCCTTGGTGGTTGCAACATTGTGGCATCCACAAGCGTGTACACAAACCAGTTAAATTCTTGCTGTGG ATTAACAACAAAGCGGCCACTGGCGAAGAAGTTCCGCGGACTATCATTGTCACCACTCGCTCTCAGTACGGCTTACCAGAGGATGCTGTTGTGTACTGTAACTTCAACCAGCTGTACAAGATCGATCCTTCCACCTTACAGATGTGGGCTAAT ATCCTAA
- the OGT gene encoding UDP-N-acetylglucosamine--peptide N-acetylglucosaminyltransferase 110 kDa subunit isoform X2 — MATSVGNVADSTGLAELAHREYQAGDFEAAERHCMQLWRQEPDNTGVLLLLSSIHFQCRRLDRSAHFSTLAIKQNPLLAEAYSNLGNVYKERGQLQEAIEHYRHALRLKPDFIDGYINLAAALVAAGDMEGAVQAYVSALQYNPDLYCVRSDLGNLLKALGRLEEAKACYLKAIETQPNFAVAWSNLGCVFNAQGEIWLAIHHFEKAVTLDPNFLDAYINLGNVLKEARIFDRAVAAYLRALSLSPNHAVVHGNLACVYYEQGLIDLAIDTYRRAIELQPHFPDAYCNLANALKEKGSVVEAEECYNTALRLCPTHADSLNNLANIKREQGNIEEAVRLYRKALEVFPEFAAAHSNLASVLQQQGKLQEALMHYKEAIRISPTFADAYSNMGNTLKEMQDVQGALQCYTRAIQINPAFADAHSNLASIHKDSGNIPEAIASYRTALKLKPDFPDAYCNLAHCLQIVCDWTDYDERMKKLVSIVADQLEKNRLPSVHPHHSMLYPLSHSFRKAIAERHGNLCLDKINVLHKPPYEHPKDLKASEGRLRIGYVSSDFGNHPTSHLMQSIPGMHNPDKFEVFCYALSPDDGTNFRVKVMAEANHFVDLSQIPCNGKAADRIHQDGIHILINMNGYTKGARNELFALRPAPIQAMWLGYPGTSGALFMDYIITDKETSPVEVAEQYSEKLAYMPNTFFIGDHANMFPHLKKKAVIDFKSNGHIYDNRIVLNGIDLKAFLDSLPDVKIVKMKCPDSCENADGNAALSMPVIPMNTIAEAVIEMINRGQIQITINGFNISNGLATTQINNKAATGEEVPRTIIVTTRSQYGLPEDAVVYCNFNQLYKIDPSTLQMWANILKRVPNSVLWLLRFPAVGEPNIQQYAQNLGLAQNRIIFSPVAPKEEHVRRGQLADVCLDTPLCNGHTTGMDVLWAGTPMVTMPGETLASRVAASQLTCLGCLELIAKSRQEYEDIAVKLGTDLEYLKKIRGKVWKQRISSPLFNTKQYTTDLERLYLQMWDHYAAGNKPDHMIKPVEATESA; from the exons GGTTGGCAGAGCTGGCTCATCGTGAGTATCAGGCAGGAGACTTTGAGGCAGCAGAGAGGCACTGCATGCAGCTCTGGAGGCAGGAGCCCGACAACACCGGGGTGCTCCTGTTGCTCTCCTCCATTCACTTCCAGTGCCGCCGGCTGGACAG GTCTGCTCACTTCAGCACTTTGGCCATCAAGCAGAACCCTCTGCTGGCCGAGGCCTACTCGAACCTGGGCAATGTGTACAAGGAGCgtgggcagctgcaggaggccATCGAGCACTACAGACACGCCCTGCGCCTCAAACCAGACTTCATTGATGGATACATTAACTTGGCGGCTGCGCTGGTAGCTGCAGGGGATATGGAAGGAGCAGTACAGGCTTATGTGTCTGCCCTTCAGTACAACCCT GACTTGTACTGTGTTCGTAGTGACCTGGGGAACCTGCTCAAAGCCCTGGGTCGCTTGGAAGAAGCCAAG GCCTGTTACTTAAAAGCAATTGAGACTCAACCAAACTTTGCAGTGGCTTGGAGTAATCTTGGCTGTGTTTTCAATGCCCAAGGAGAAATTTGGCTGGCAATTCATCACTTTGAAAAG gctGTTACACTTGACCCAAATTTTTTGGATGCTTACATCAATCTGGGAAATGTTCTGAAGGAGGCAAGGATATTTGACAG AGCTGTAGCAGCTTATCTCCGAGCCTTGAGTCTGAGCCCAAACCACGCAGTTGTGCACGGCAACCTGGCCTGTGTGTACTACGAGCAAGGCCTGATAGACCTGGCAATAGACACCTACAGGAGGGCCATTGAGCTCCAGCCCCACTTCCCTGATGCCTACTGCAACTTGGCCAATGCCTTGAAGGAGAAAGGCAGT GTGGTAGAAGCAGAAGAATGCTACAATACAGCCCTCCGACTTTGTCCCACTCACGCAGATTCCCTGAACAACCTGGCAAACATCAAGCGGGAGCAGGGCAACATCGAGGAGGCCGTGCGGCTCTACCGCAAGGCTCTGGAG gtGTTCCCAGAGTTTGCTGCTGCACATTCAAACTTAGCAAGTGTTCTGCAACAGCAGGGAAAGTTACAGGAAGCTCTGATGCATTACAAAGAGGCAATTAG aatCAGCCCCACATTTGCAGATGCTTATTCTAATATGGGAAACACACTGAAGGAGATGCAGGATGTTCAGGGGGCTCTGCAGTGCTACACCCGTGCCATTCAGATAAACCCAGCCTTTGCTGATGCCCACAGCAACCTGGCCTCGATTCACAAG GATTCAGGGAATATACCAGAAGCCATTGCCTCTTACCGTACTGCTCTGAAACTGAAACCTGATTTCCCAGATGCCTATTGCAACCTGGCCCACTGTTTGCAG attgTCTGTGACTGGACAGACTATGATGAAAGAATGAAGAAGCTGGTTAGCATTGTAGCTGATCAGCTGGAGAAGAACAGACTGCCTTCTGTCCACCCACATCACAGCATGCTGTATCCCCTTTCTCACAGCTTTAGGAAGGCTATTGCTGAGAGACATGGAAATCTCTGCTTGGACAAG ATTAATGTGCTTCACAAGCCACCATATGAGCATCCCAAGGATCTGAAAGCCAGTGAAGGTCGGCTTCGTATTGGCTACGTGAGCTCCGACTTTGGAAACCATCCAACCTCACACTTAATGCAGTCCATTCCAGGCATGCATAACCCAGACAAATTTGAg GTATTCTGTTATGCCCTGAGTCCTGATGATGGTACAAACTTCCGTGTAAAAGTGATGGCTGAAGCAAATCATTTTGTTGACTTATCTCAG ATACCATGtaatggaaaagcagcagaccGCATCCATCAGGATGGGATACACATCCTCATTAACATGAATGGCTACACCAAAGGAGCCCGAAATGAATTATTTGCCCTGAGACCAGCACCTATTCAG gCAATGTGGCTGGGGTATCCTGGAACCAGTGGGGCATTGTTCATGGATTATATCATCACAGATAAAGAAACTTCCCCAGTTGAGGTGGCTGAGCAGTACTCAGAGAAATTAGCTTACATGCCAAACACTTTCTTTATTGGAGACCACGCCAACATGTTCCCCCATCTGAAG aaaaaagcaGTCATCGATTTCAAGTCCAATGGTCATATTTATGATAACAGGATTGTTTTGAATGGCATTGACTTGAAGGCTTTCCTTGACAGCCTCCCTGATGTCAAAATTGTGAAG ATGAAGTGCCCTGACAGCTGTGAGAATGCCGATGGCAACGCTGCCCTCAGCATGCCCGTCATCCCCATGAACACAATTGCAGAAGCTGTGATTGAGATGATTAATCGTGGGCAAATTCAGATCACTATCAATGGATTCAACATCAGTAATGGATTAGCAACTACTCAG ATTAACAACAAAGCGGCCACTGGCGAAGAAGTTCCGCGGACTATCATTGTCACCACTCGCTCTCAGTACGGCTTACCAGAGGATGCTGTTGTGTACTGTAACTTCAACCAGCTGTACAAGATCGATCCTTCCACCTTACAGATGTGGGCTAAT ATCCTAAAGAGAGTTCCAAACagtgtgctgtggctgctgcgtTTCCCAGCTGTAGGAGAGCCCAATATTCAGCAGTATGCACAAAACTTGGGTCTTGCCCAAAACCGAATCATCTTCTCACCTGTTGCCCCCAAAGAGGAGCATGTGAGGAGAGGCCAGTTGGCTGATGTTTGTCTGGACACTCCGCTCTGCAATGGTCACACAACTGGGATGGAcgtgctctgggctgggactCCCATGGTCACTATGCCAG gcGAGACTCTTGCCTCACGAGTTGCTGCCTCACAGCTCACCTGCCTGGGTTGTCTGGAGCTCATTGCAAAAAGCCGACAGGAGTATGAGGATATTGCTGTGAAACTGGGAACTGACCTGGAATA CCTGAAAAAGATCCGTGGCAAAGTGTGGAAGCAGAGAATATCGAGCCCCTTGTTCAACACGAAGCAGTACACGACGGACCTGGAGCGGCTGTACCTCCAGATGTGGGATCACTACGCCGCAGGCAACAAACCCGACCACATGATCAAGCCAGTGGAGGCCACCGAGTCTGCATGA